Genomic window (Toxotes jaculatrix isolate fToxJac2 chromosome 10, fToxJac2.pri, whole genome shotgun sequence):
TGATACATTCAGAACACAGTGTTTGTAGAGTCGgtgtcagtgcagcagtgaaTATCACaaccagctgctgtttgcaTCAGTTGTTGATAGTAAGTAGTAGTTAGTATTTAGTTCACcgtcaccagcagcagcagagtggctGACGATGATGGTCTACTGCGGTCAAGCCAGCCGCTCCAACATTTCAAGTGCTCCGGTGTTACAGAGTTTACGGTAAATAGACTGATGCGGTTGAGAAAGTCAGCGCTAGGATGCTACATCGTGGACCGAAAcccggttttcaaaataaaatgtgggttATTGAAAGGCGATAAAGAGACGTGTCAGTGCGATCCTGTACTGGTTTTGAATTCTGTTATGTCACATGACCTAGAAGCTATTGAAAAAAATTGATGATATATATCAAAAATTAATGATCAGGagtgttaaaaagtaattaaaaaaggtgtatctcaaccagccagtgtagtgcTATGATCAtacactgattttgagtcattagatcacatgacctggaagctattcagctaaaatgcacacatttacattaaaaagttattaaaaatatcagtaatgttaaaatggaatttaaaaaaaaggtgtatctcaaccagccagtatAGTACTATGATCcttcactgattttgagtcattaggtcCCATGACGTGGAAGCTGTTCAGCTAAAATGCacatatttacatgtaaatatgtgcattttagctcaatagagACAccctttttttgttccatttaaacattcctgagattttatattaatttttaaatgtaaatattagcattttagctcaatagcttccaggtcatgtgacctaatgactcaaaatcagtgcagggtcatagtactacactggctggttgagatacaccttttattaaattacttttttaacACTCCTGAAAATCAATTTTTGATATACatcatcaattttttttcaatagcctCTAGGTCATATGACATAATGATTAAAAACCAGTACAGGATCGCACTGACACGTCTCTTTATTGCCTTTCAATAACCCACATTTTAGTTTGAAAACCGGAAGTTGGGCCACGCTGTAGCATCCTAGCGCTGACTTTCTCAACCGCATCCGTCTATTTACCTTAAACTCTGTAACACGGGAGCACTTGAAATGCTGGAGCGGCTGGCTTGACTTCGCAAAAAGGAGAGACGCCTGGCTTGACCGCAGTGATAGTCTCCTTACTCCAATGGCAAATATCCATTCTGGGTTTTAGCCCCAGTTTGTGCCTTAAGTTTATACTTtaggggtggatcggtgccttgctcaggcaCCACGGCCAGGgagcgcgtctccttcaccgcCACCtatatccattgtgcttggtcgaggaatcgaaccggcgaccctccgatctccgggCGGCCCAAAGTCCAAAGCTTGCTTAAGTTGCTGCGCCAAAATCAGTTTGGCCCGTACGGGGATCGAACCCGCGACCTTGGCGTTATTAGCACCACGCTCtaaccaactgagctaaccggccATGCTCTAACACGctttcatgtcatgtcatgagGTAAGCATCGGTGTCTGTGAAAGATGATTTTAATTAAGATATTTTAGTACATGTAAGGGAGTAAATGCAACTTGCTATCCAGCCAGCTAAAGCAGTAACCCAAGGGTCATTTGTTCGCTACAGTTGTGCACCCAAAACACTTAAGCAGCTCCAATCCAGATCCagttgaaatgttaaaatggtTCACATATGATGCAGGATTTACAAGCAAGCATGACAGAAGGTTTAAGGTTGGACCCCTGGTTTGTTTGCTGTACATTACACTGTCGTAAAGCTATTTCTAGGAGTTTAAGGATAAATTCAGTTCGCAGATTCAAAACCGTTTTAAATACTTACAAattacaaaacatttcagacaAACACGGTGGTAGAAATTTACCTACTCCAGctacagtggcaagaaaaagtgtgtgaagCCTTTGGAATGaactggttttctgcattaattggtCAAAAACTGTGATCTGATCTTCTGCTTAAGCTAATAACACACAATCTATTAGAATCTTCCATGTCTATATGGAACACAGCCATTAAAAATCACACAGTGCTGCTGGAGAAAGTAAGTGAGCCCTTGGATTTCATAACTGGTGAAACGTTTTTTGGCAGCAAAAACCTCAAACCAGCTCTTCCAGTAGCTGCAGATCAGAGATCAGGAGTTTTGCACCAGGTGAGGCCTGGTTcttcctgcagagctgctttcagCTCAGACGTAGTCTTAGGATGTCTGGTGTGAACGTCTCTCACACAGCACATTCAGACACACGTGGAAAACAACAAGCTCTCCATCTGGGAGAGGATTTGTCAGACTGACCGCTGGAGGCTGCTCTGTGGGAACAGAGGCTCAAATTTGGAGTTGTCCCTGCGTTTTGAACCGACGTACCTGATTAAACAGGAGGAAGCTGAAtgaaagacaaagggaaaaaaatctgttgataATGCTGTTGGTGTCTCGTGAGAAATCCCTAGCAGACATGTGGCTGGAAAGTAAAAAATACCTAGTGTTGATGATTGGCTTGACCTGGCCTTCAGTATTCCtgtgatggagaaaaatctGTTCAAGTTGAGAACCCAGAAGGAAAATTTGTCCcagtctgtgtcttttttttttattattatacagGAGCAGATTTAGTAGATAAACCAAGTTGGGTAACGAGAGTCTCCAGCCatctagcagctctgtgagactgtacgTGCACACAGTAGGGGTTTCAAGggaaatgctaatgtcagcatgctaacaataGCAGTGCTGTTGTTCAGGTAACAGTAAAGAGAGGACAGTGATATCCTAAAAACAGAGccaaaggcagacagacagacagacagacagaggtcagtaaacagaacacaacaaaaGCCGTCTGACTGACTACAGACACCATTCTGATTATACAACCAATCATCACCTCTCTGAAGGTAGCATCTGTCGCAGTGCTGATGGGTTAAATTTAGCTGGATGTCCCTAATAAATTGGCAAGTGAATGTACACTGGGCTACATGAGTAATAGACAGCTGCTGTACAGGCAGGTGACTGACAGACCAAGGATCAGCCGTGGCTTTTCGCTCTCACTTTACTGTGCTGCATTGAaggtttagttttttgtttttgttttttttttttaaaaagggtcCTGGGCATGTCCCAGTTGGTCTCTGCATCATCTTTTTTGCATGTGATCTTTTGATACTATGAACAGTCACTGccttcaaatgaaaaacacttttattctGGGAAGAACGTGCAGGAAGTTTGACTCAGTATCAGCAGTAGGTTCACATGTCAACACCAGCTGACTATGAACAGAGCAGAATAAAGGACAGGAGCTCCTGTTGGGACAGGGCTGTCCAAGTGCCAGAATGACTGCTGCTGATAAATAAGCTGatactacacacatacacacagacacaaagaaaggagCACTGTGACTTCTAAATACATGAGTCTATAAAAGTGTCGCTGAGCTGTGATGTGTGCTTCTTGTTCCAGTCTGTCCCCCGCCCGTCAGACCTGGTTGCTATGGCAGCACAGAGACAAGCTAAGATTGAGCGGTACCGTCAGAAGAAGGAGCTGGAAGCCAGACTGTCGGACGTACGGAGAGCCGTGGACAGCGGACAGGCCGACGATGAAGTAAGCAGAGACTTTTACCTTCTGAACGTCCGGAGGTGGGTCACCGTGTGTCTGGAGGAAATAGAGAGCATCGATCAGGAGGCGGAGATACTCAAGAAGATGGATGTTCTGAAGCAGAGCGCTGCCACGCCGCCAGCTCAGCCAGTCAGGCCTCCCATGAAACCATTCATCCTCACCAAGGACGCTGTACAGGTGAGCCTGGTGTGTAGGAGGTAGCGTAGGGGCTAGCTGCTCCTGAACCAGCCAAATGCATGTAGATTAGATCTGTCTGTGACATGTGCGTCTGTTTTGTCCACAGGCTCGGGTTTTTGGGGCTGGTTACCCCAGCCTTCCCACCATGACAGTAGATGACTGGTATGAACAGCACAGGAAGCATGGAGCCCTGCCTGACCAGGGGATACCCAGGAGGGTCGCTGTGGACGACGACACTGACGCaaaggagagggaagaagaagaaaaagagaaaaaggctgAACAGGATGATGAGGAGTCTCTGCTGAAAGCCAGAAACTGGGATGACTGGAAGGACACTCATCGCAGAGGCTATGGAAACCGCCAGAACATGGGCTAACTGATCCCCgcacagtgtgtctgtcagacCGACTGTCTTCATTTCCACTCTGATCAGTCCAGAAGTGGACGCTCTTCACAGATCTGATCCCTAAAGCCGTGGGTATGAGAAGCAAACACACCACTGCATCACCTGAGCAGCCTGCTGACTTCACTGATTGGTTTATGTGCAGGGAGACGCTTCAGCTGGTTTTTCTTATGTTAGGTTTATGTTCTGAGTGGACTGAATGGAGCCCAGCCATGATAcccatctctctgctctgtggtgtgTATGTATTCCCCTAACACTGTCACTGAAGAATAAAGACTGATCAAACCATGTGTACTgtctaaacaccaacttctatTGTTTGGACTCAGTCATTAGGACCTTGAGAACCTAAATGATCAGCATTTAAACTGTGCCAACAAATCAAGCTGGCCTTATTTTTGAGCAAGCCTGAGTCCTGGGGCCGGTACTACAAAGTTAGTCAGCATAACCACAACATCTAGGCCTTATCTGGCTTCACTGAGCTCGCCAGCTGACAGTCACGCTAAGCACGACGGTGTTTCAGCAGCATATGACCAGTCTACTGGCAACAGAGCAGCATGTTTTACAAACCAAGAGCAAGCTATAATATTAGACACATACAAAGAGGTTAAACACATAACCCAGGATAAAAGCTTGCTAACTTGCTAACCACACATCCTGCTTCGTGGTACAGGCCTCTGCTAGCTTTCAGTCTTAATCTGTGATTCATAATGAAGAGAGACGGTCCTGTTAACTTTTGGTCTTTAGCTGGAGAAGGTGGCAAAATTATTTATCACTTAAAATCACAAGTTCACTCAATCTCTTATTTAGAAATATTTGTTTGCGTTTGAACGTCTCTGCAGCCGTTTGATTAAGGTTTCAAATTCTCCATTAATCTTCGCTTTTGCTCTGAGATATAAAACTTTCCAGGATGGTTTATGAGTCTTACCAGTGTCTCAGAGGAGTCCGATGGCTTCTGTCTCCAGGCTTACCCCGTCCCAGTGTTGTTGACctaatttgattaatttgtgCTTTATCAATCCTCCATCCTCAGATTTGTGGTTCTGGTCTTGTGGAGGGACAGTGTCAAAATCTAGTATAAAGTTTTAACTGtttagtttaaaaatgttttttttaagtaacgTGTGTTCTTCACTGTCAGAGATAACGTGGAAACTAGCACATATTCACTTACTAGTGAATATTTGGCATCTTTGCTCAATGCAAATGACAACCAGTTAATCAAAAAATATTAGCAAATTAACTTTctatcaatcaattaatcacgAAGTCTTTTCATCTCTAGAGTTCTGACTGGTTTCTGGGTGTCTGGGAAAATAATAAGTGCCATATGTAGTGGGGACCAGCAGGGGGCCCCCACAGGGGGTTAATCTGGGTCTGCTAATGAGACGAAGGTGAAAGGGGTCTAATGTGACCTCTTTCTGTGACCTTATCCATGGCATTAACCATCTTACAGCGAATACCTGACAGTTTGGTTTGACTGAATGATCATAGACGTGTAATAAGAGGACAGAACGTTTAACTGGTCCACAGGAACCAGCTGTTGGTATCTTAACACTACAGGCAACACTTAATCCACATTGTTCCCACATGCGTGTAAAGTGAGAGGCGTGTTACTGTCTGAGTAATGTTTGCAAATGTGTGCTTATCTAAAGTGtatgtaatgtgtttttactgtaatgTTTGTAATATCTGTGTGATGCAGCACTTCCCATACCCCCAAAACAGTTTCCTCCCATGGAAGACAATAAAGTAACCTGAACATGATCCTCAATTGTAATGAATGTATATTAAGATATTAAGCGTCAGTTCTGTTCTGAGAGGTCCGAGACCCTTGTTCTTAAAGAAACAgcaaactacacaaaacattttctgttactAATGGCTgaaaatagatagatagataacgtatttatttatttatttatttttactttttattattcttaCAATTCTTACAAGGACTGCAACCACTTTCGTTGTACATGTACCACGACAATAAAGATATTATGATTCTGATGCCAATCTTTCCAatgctaaataaaataaaataaaataaaataaaataaaataaaataaaataaaataaaataaaacgaAATAATAATTCCACCAGTGCCATGGTTTAGTAGATGGTGTTTGATCCACCCAGACCTGGAGGATAGCTGGTCGAAAAGCTGTAGGGTTATTGTAGCTCTGTAATCAGTCGGAATCTACCATCATGGCAGAAACCAATAGGAGTCATgatgagttttattttgaatgttgtACCGGAAGTCCCGCACACGGTATTACAGCAGTTTGACTAACGACCCCTGAGGACGGTAGTTGGTAGTAAACCGTGCAGATAAATCCACAGTGAGCCCGAGAGCCGTCCGTATACTGTGTGAGGTAAAGTAAccttactgtctgtctgtctctgtgtgtgtgtcacctccacctgtctgtccacctgtgtgtctgtcgtGTGAAACCACGCGTAAATGAATCAACAAGGCTAAGTTAGCTAACTGAACGCTAGCTGAAGCTGAACTTTGGACCGCAGAATACAACGATACTTGACAAAGGTCACGCTTTGTCATTTGGCAGAGTCTAGCACTGGCATTGTTAACAGCTGTGTACACTCGTCCTCAGCAGCTATAGGCTCAACGAATGTCAGTCCTCATATTGTCTTCATTGTGTCTGAATACTACCACAAAGCTAAAATGTCCATCCTGACGGGATAATattgtctgtgctctgtgctgcTCATCGTTCCGGGTGGTATGTGCGCTAAAGCACGTCCAGCCGCTGCGCCGCTACTCCTGTCATTACGGGTCCGTGTATCTTATGATCATTGGATTctatttttcttgtcttttttttgttttttcaaaaacCGGTATAGAGTGCCGCAGGAGTAAGTCCTAAaattaagacattttgacattttattccCCCAATATAAAATACGTCTGTAAATACCCCGCccgtgatttttatttttattttttaaaaaggcggTGGTGGCTAAAATGCAACCATTGAGGTTGTCGGGGACATAAAACGTCATCACGTAGATGAGGTAAGCGCTCAAAATCAAACTACAAGTTGGAGGAAGCTAAATGATGGTGACGTCGAAGTCATGCGACCGTGGTGTAGTTCGTTTATGGTCTAACACTAGCCTTTTACTCACTGCGATTGTATCTAGGCCTCAGAAATCATAAAACTCCCACTGACTTTTGGTCGAGGGAACCAGGATCATGCTAACTTCCGGGTTAGCCTACAAAACTATGTCAGCCCTGCAAATACAACACCCCTCTGCTAAAAGCTAAAAGTTGgagatgaattttaaaaatctaaGGTGTCTCTTCGGGTGGGATTTACACTGTGGGAGTTGACTGAGAAACAGCATGTCATTGGGGGTGTAATTATTACTGAGGTTTGGAAGACAAGAGCTCCACATGAGTTTCAGGCTCAAGAAATAAATCCCATGCTTGCAAATTTTCCTGGTGACATTCTGAATACAAAACTTTATGGATGGAGGATCTTTAATGCgacatgtttttacatttcatggCAATAAACATAGGCAAAATAAATGCTATGAATCTCAGAAACATATTGTAAAGATCATACATAGTACATAGTGGTCTGTGTGCTCACACATCTATAAGTAAAGTAGAGCAGAATGGTTTCTGGCCAGCAGATAAGAGGAGTGTTTATTATCTTTCTAGCTTTGGTTTGGTCCATCAACCTTGACTAAAGTCGACTAAAGTAAAGCTGCTGGACACTCAGAGCCTTTTGCTAGCTACCTGTTGGCTTCAACGTCTGTGCTGGGATGGCAGGGAACCCttgacacacaatgacacattGAGTCTGACgtctctcagctgcagcacCTGATGATGCCAGGGAAAGCGTTTTCTGCACATTctgaatgcagtgtgtgtgtgtgtgtgtgtgtgtgtgtgtgtctctctctctctgtgtagaTGCCAGGTGCTGGTCCATGGGTGTGAGCCGACTGGATGTTTTTTACAGAAGGCTACTCCTCACCAAACTCTTCATAGGGGGATGGGGGAAGCCTGAAGACCTCAAGAGGTATGGCtaacagagaacacagagatgATGGTGAGAGCTGCAGATGTGCAGAATTGCACCTGGTGAGTTTATGAAACaagcacagaggacagaaatggAAACAGTAACGCTTTCTGGGTATGTTTGTTTTAGGTGTTTGCGTTTATGTTAGCATGTATGTTCTtactctgtgtatgtttgtacttgaattgcatgcacactatttgtttttctgcactttatccttttttcctgtttttcttgtgagctgcctaacgTAAATTttcctgctgtgggatcaataaagtcttattaCAGACTTACTGAAGCCTGTAGTTTCAGTTATATCGCACATTATTTGGTTTGTCAGTTACtggagccagaggaggagaatTTTTGTGAAAGAAAAGTGGATCTGAGTGTGAATCTAAACAGTCTAGAAGACCTAATGTTTTCTTAAAGAATGGATTTTAAAATGATGCAGAAGAGGAAAATATGGTTACTGACACTGTGAGCTGTTGATGAGGAAACAGTCTGTAAATACTCCTACTGTGTTGATCAAGTGATGAAATCAGAAGTTAGCATGGTGAAAGGTTTGAGGTCAGGCAGTCTATCCAATTCAGATGAAACAGATCGTCCTGTACCGATGTTGGAACTCATGCTCTCTTGTGTTTTACAGAATCTTTGAGTTCCGTAAGCTCATTGGGGACAGAGAGAAGTGCAAGACTCTGGTTCCTGAGGACTATCCCGTTTACATAAATAAGGTACTCCATGTGTTCCCTTGTTATTGTTCATCATAATGCagtaagcatttttttttttgtcttctcacagatatgtgtgtgtgtgtgttggcttgtgcctgtgtgtccaGACAGAGGAGCACTCCGACTGTCAGATCCATGaagggttcttcatctctcctctGGAGCACTTGGTTCCTGGAATCCTACCACCAGAGGCTGTCAAAGCCAGGTACACAATATGATGTCCACTCTTATTTCTACTGCTAATGTGAGCGTGTGGCAAAAGCTGATAGGAGCGCTGGTGAAATATGAGCTTAGGAACAGAAAGTTGTAACAATCAGTAAGTGGTTGCtcatgatgtgtttgtgtgtctgttgcatCCAAGTCAGTTCACACGGTGTGGATGTTGTTTCAGGTTCCAGTTTATAGTTCCTAAGAGGTGGCAGAAGAACAGACCAGTATGTATCCACTTGGCTGGGACTGGAGACCATGTAAGGCTCTTAATCTGTTAACTTGAACATCAAAGTGCAGCCAGTGCAGCCCCCACCaagcagaaaatgtgtgtgtgtgtgtgtgtgtagtttttctGGCGTCGGCGGACCCTGATGGCCAGGCCCATGATCAAAGAGGCAGGAATGGCTTCACTGCTTCTGGAGAACCCGTATTATATCCTTCTGTTGGTTTCTCACAtctcatttaaaataatttctgcaGGACACACCGTGATAGACCTTATCTCCAGTGCTGCACTTCCATCAGCTTGTGAGACTCACAATAGACAAAAagaattgtggaaaaaaaatagcagtaGGAAGCAGCATAGGCCAAGATCCGTAGACTTTTTGGACATTAATCAGAAAGCATAAAAGAGAACATGCTCTTGCCTGCATCACTCACGTGTGGGGCTGAATATTTGTGTTATCTTTATCTGATGTACGCTCGCTCTGAACATCTTTTTATTCCTTGACCGATCTTTTACATGGCTCTCGTAAACCCAAAGACCAACTGTGAGTGAACTCCCTttcacatgtttgtgtttttttttttttaaatttaagaaaaaggtagatcaaatcaatatttcagtttaaaaaatgacaagctttgttcagttcagtttgctCTCTCAGCCCTGTCAGTGATGATCTGCCATGGACTGAAatctgaaaagaagaaatgtgtACAGTCTTCAGTTTGTGTCGGGTTGTGAAGGATTCTACTCTTTGTTGTGTAGCTGACAGATAGACCATGTCTTTAGAAGAACAAACATCTGTTCTGTcagtaactgtgttttttttttttgtggttaaaatacagacataaacagCATGTAGCAATGTGTTCGTATAAATGTGGTACAGCTTAAAGATAATGAATTTTGAAGCTGATAatcaagaatttaaaaaaaaatataatattaatttaCAATCTTATATATAGGACTGTTCTTTTAAAGCTGTGATTGATTCTTTGTGACGTAAACGGGGAAATTATTTGTGAGTATTTCAGGCGATCCTGTCTAAAGAATGTGTCAGACCTGTTTGTCATGGGAGGGGCTTTGATCTTGGAATCAACGGTGCTTCTCCGTTGGCTGGATAGAGAAGGATACTGGCCCCTGGGAATGACCGGCATCTCCATGGGAGGATATGTGAGTAACCAGAACAGCACACACTCTGTCGTTTCCTTGTTAAGgcattttgatttcttttaatcAAACCCTGTAGTATTGCTGTAAATAACCAGTTATCCAAACCCATAGTCACCCGCACCTTACGTGACATTTGAAAGTGAACATTACATGCACGCCTGCATACAAATACAAGTGGCTCCAGTATAATAACT
Coding sequences:
- the igbp1 gene encoding immunoglobulin-binding protein 1, producing MAECENSNVVGQPSGSDAEPPKLPDLLDRGWKIFEEVDTTNEALGSNSIQVKVKRGIGMLEEASRMAAQLDLFSRNEELEEVATADLKYLLLPALLGALTMKQTNRDKRLDIVQTARAYFMDFLRRCKEYNVSRFELPASTGEDTSGPDEASESGLSAAKSVPRPSDLVAMAAQRQAKIERYRQKKELEARLSDVRRAVDSGQADDEVSRDFYLLNVRRWVTVCLEEIESIDQEAEILKKMDVLKQSAATPPAQPVRPPMKPFILTKDAVQARVFGAGYPSLPTMTVDDWYEQHRKHGALPDQGIPRRVAVDDDTDAKEREEEEKEKKAEQDDEESLLKARNWDDWKDTHRRGYGNRQNMG